In Bacteroides coprosuis DSM 18011, the following are encoded in one genomic region:
- a CDS encoding hypothetical protein (KEGG: bth:BT_2998 hypothetical protein~SPTR: Putative uncharacterized protein;~IMG reference gene:2504107870), translating to MKARLITLIFVLFATTSFAQSTSEAPRQNISTDSTVVYRLFATRNTYNFIKLNTRNGQMSQIQWGTESKYRFETTLSDISLVTKEEEKNGRFFLYPTTNAYNFILLDQIDGRAWQVQWSIDEKDRMVLRIY from the coding sequence ATGAAAGCAAGATTAATTACATTGATTTTTGTACTATTTGCAACGACTTCATTTGCTCAAAGTACATCGGAAGCTCCTCGCCAAAATATTTCTACAGATAGTACTGTTGTGTACCGGCTCTTTGCTACAAGAAACACCTATAATTTTATCAAATTAAACACAAGAAATGGACAAATGTCACAAATTCAATGGGGTACAGAAAGCAAATATCGGTTTGAAACTACACTGTCAGACATTTCACTGGTAACTAAAGAAGAAGAAAAGAATGGCAGATTTTTTCTTTATCCAACAACAAACGCATATAACTTCATTCTACTCGACCAAATAGATGGCAGAGCGTGGCAGGTACAATGGTCAATAGACGAAAAAGACAGAATGGTTCTTCGTATATATTAA
- a CDS encoding helix-turn-helix domain protein (InterPro IPR001387~KEGG: bvu:BVU_3426 hypothetical protein~PFAM: Helix-turn-helix type 3~SMART: Helix-turn-helix type 3~SPTR: Putative uncharacterized protein;~IMG reference gene:2504107871~PFAM: Helix-turn-helix) — protein sequence MIQARFVDDFIIEVIAQDGEKFTWNTYFPTPKTDQQHYAERLAYYFQKYYEDNMGYSTGMSMQYWVWIQMNYYEGLGINGGKGDRDDERILLHQERVKIGAKIRELRKEKNIEAKALAQIANIDAANLSRIEQGRYSVGIDILSKIALALGAKIELVDFVESKKS from the coding sequence ATGATACAAGCAAGATTTGTAGATGACTTTATTATTGAGGTCATTGCACAAGATGGAGAAAAATTCACTTGGAACACTTATTTTCCAACTCCAAAAACAGACCAACAACACTACGCTGAAAGATTAGCATATTATTTTCAAAAATATTATGAAGATAATATGGGATACAGTACAGGTATGAGTATGCAATATTGGGTTTGGATACAAATGAATTATTACGAAGGACTCGGAATTAATGGCGGAAAAGGTGACAGAGATGATGAGAGAATTTTACTTCATCAAGAAAGAGTAAAAATAGGAGCAAAAATCCGTGAATTGCGGAAAGAAAAAAATATTGAAGCAAAAGCGCTTGCTCAAATTGCGAATATAGATGCAGCTAATCTTAGTCGTATTGAACAAGGACGTTATTCTGTTGGTATAGATATACTTTCTAAAATCGCTTTAGCGCTTGGAGCTAAAATTGAGTTAGTTGATTTCGTTGAATCTAAAAAATCATAA
- a CDS encoding HNH endonuclease (InterPro IPR003615:IPR002711~KEGG: bvu:BVU_3427 hypothetical protein~PFAM: HNH endonuclease~SMART: HNH nuclease~SPTR: Putative uncharacterized protein;~IMG reference gene:2504107872~PFAM: HNH endonuclease), protein MVNVNHFEKECDCIYKGEQYSVRDNGAVLRHTPTNKRTRPTDNNWTFGKLNSKTGYLEVASVRIHRIVATAFHGEPPTNEHVVDHIDTNKQNNRPDNLRWLTRLENVLLNPITARRIEIICGSVEAFLANPSQFREKFQNPDYKWMTTVSAEEAQTSKERLLTWAKSDKPLQGGSLGEWIYNRSVPSQITDIVEEELVFINSLTPNAIQKVRNWKTPSEFPCCPQDNYPNPIADYTANLEVGNVFSRNQYTSSIIERFAISNDENTLWIMCKSGDENPIKPYSLAEVTYQNNAFVHNSLGTFFEKDGADKQFTLAQGFEWTGVDTIDDYC, encoded by the coding sequence ATGGTCAATGTAAATCACTTTGAAAAAGAATGCGACTGCATATATAAAGGCGAGCAATACTCCGTTCGTGATAATGGTGCTGTATTACGACACACTCCTACAAACAAACGAACACGACCCACAGACAACAATTGGACTTTTGGCAAACTAAACAGCAAGACAGGTTATTTAGAAGTTGCTTCGGTTCGTATTCATAGAATAGTTGCAACTGCATTTCACGGAGAACCACCAACAAATGAACACGTTGTTGACCACATAGACACGAACAAACAAAATAATCGTCCTGACAATTTACGTTGGCTAACAAGATTAGAAAACGTTTTACTTAATCCTATTACCGCAAGACGTATTGAAATTATTTGTGGAAGCGTTGAAGCATTTCTTGCCAACCCTTCGCAATTCCGAGAAAAATTCCAAAATCCCGATTATAAATGGATGACAACAGTAAGTGCCGAAGAAGCACAGACAAGTAAAGAAAGATTATTGACTTGGGCAAAAAGTGACAAACCATTACAAGGTGGTTCTTTGGGAGAATGGATTTATAATCGAAGTGTTCCAAGTCAAATTACTGACATTGTTGAAGAAGAATTAGTGTTTATAAATTCTCTAACTCCAAATGCTATTCAAAAAGTCCGAAATTGGAAAACTCCAAGTGAATTTCCTTGTTGTCCACAAGACAACTATCCTAATCCAATAGCCGACTATACAGCAAATTTAGAAGTAGGTAATGTGTTTTCTCGAAATCAATATACGAGTTCAATTATTGAACGTTTTGCAATTTCCAATGATGAAAACACATTGTGGATTATGTGCAAAAGTGGTGATGAGAACCCAATAAAACCTTATTCTTTAGCAGAAGTAACCTATCAAAATAATGCTTTTGTACATAATAGTCTTGGGACTTTTTTCGAGAAAGACGGAGCAGACAAACAG